The nucleotide window AATTTATTTACTATTATGTGTCTAGGTTTTTTTTGAAACTTTATCTGACATTTATTAAAAAAACAATAGAGATTTTTATTCAAAATTTTTAAAAACTTTATTCTCATATTTGATATATCTCCTTCTAAAAAATAAGATATTAGTATCATTATACCAGAAAATTTTAACTATTTTTTACTTTAATAGATAAGTTGCAACAGCTCTTTCTTCAATTATCTCTCGTATAGCCAAATTCAGAAAGAATTTCTTCTTCTCTTTTTCTCATCAGCTTTTTGTCTTCTTCTTCAATATGGTCATAACCTAAAATATGTAAGATGCCATGAGTTAGTACATAATAAAATTCTCTTTCAAAAGAGTGGTTGTATTCATAAGCTTGTTCTTTAACTTTTTCAAGTGAAATTATAATATCACCAAGAGTATCATAAGGTCCTATATCAAAATCTTCTGTTTCATGATAGGCAAAAGAAATGACATCTGTAGGAGAGTCTTTCCCTCTGAAATCACGATTTACAACTTGAATATTTTTATTGTCCGTTAGTAATATTGATATATAAAAGGGTCTGTCAGAAACTATTTTTTCAAGTTCTAAGACTTTTTTTATATAAGATTCAAGATAATTATTTTCATATAATTTATCTAAAAATTCATTAAATTCTTCAATATTAATATCATGTGTTAAATCAATAACTATGTCCATTTTATCTCCTATTAATTCTTTTGTCCCGGATATTTTATTCTTTCGTGATAGATAGCACTGAAAGTTTTTACAAATGATTTTATTATAATTTCAACTTCTTTAAATGTAACATTTGAATCAGACAGTTGATTGTCTTCTATCTTTGTTTTAACTATCTTTCTAATCATTTCTTCAATAGTAACAGGGTTTTTCATATCAAGTGATCTCACAGCAGCCTCAATAGAGTCTGCCATCATTATTACAGCA belongs to Fusobacterium russii ATCC 25533 and includes:
- the ybeY gene encoding rRNA maturation RNase YbeY — translated: MDIVIDLTHDINIEEFNEFLDKLYENNYLESYIKKVLELEKIVSDRPFYISILLTDNKNIQVVNRDFRGKDSPTDVISFAYHETEDFDIGPYDTLGDIIISLEKVKEQAYEYNHSFEREFYYVLTHGILHILGYDHIEEEDKKLMRKREEEILSEFGYTRDN